The following coding sequences lie in one Thermodesulforhabdaceae bacterium genomic window:
- a CDS encoding sigma-70 family RNA polymerase sigma factor, protein MNDFSSISDELVIESVLAGDIQAFEILVLKYRDHVARILSRHVPYQDVEDVAQEVFISAFSNIPKIKDPQAFSSWLSRIAVRACVNYWRQKSKQKEQILSELGDEHADLLERKLVGAANNSDDEDISEEEFKRLQELLQWAMGRLNPVDRMVVELVYFENRSHSEVADLIGATRGGVKIRLFRARRKLRSMIDKELRKRGHGQKV, encoded by the coding sequence ATGAACGATTTTTCTTCCATATCAGACGAACTGGTAATTGAAAGTGTTCTTGCGGGAGACATTCAAGCTTTTGAAATTCTCGTATTGAAATACCGGGACCATGTGGCGCGAATCCTATCGCGCCACGTCCCCTACCAGGATGTAGAAGACGTGGCTCAGGAAGTTTTCATCAGCGCCTTTTCCAATATCCCCAAAATAAAAGATCCTCAAGCTTTCTCAAGCTGGCTAAGCCGAATCGCTGTAAGGGCATGTGTGAATTACTGGCGGCAAAAAAGTAAACAGAAGGAACAAATACTTTCAGAATTGGGAGACGAACACGCGGATCTCCTGGAACGAAAATTAGTAGGAGCGGCAAATAACTCAGATGACGAGGATATTTCAGAAGAAGAATTCAAAAGACTCCAAGAATTACTCCAGTGGGCAATGGGGCGGCTTAATCCTGTGGATAGAATGGTGGTTGAACTCGTGTATTTTGAAAATCGAAGTCACAGTGAAGTTGCTGATTTAATAGGAGCAACAAGGGGTGGAGTAAAAATTCGTCTTTTTCGAGCAAGAAGGAAACTAAGATCAATGATCGATAAAGAACTAAGGAAGCGAGGTCATGGACAAAAAGTCTGA
- a CDS encoding HD domain-containing protein, giving the protein MGTTTTSTDREGIAKFLFELGMLKKMPRLGYPFLGSGGESIADHSFRVAFISHVLALMAEHPDPAKIVIMALLHDIQEARTGDHNYVHKRYVSVNEEKAFIDATENLPWKELYRAYWNEYRTGCSEAAKLVHDADQLDLLLELKEQKDLGNPYASKWIEYLLKRLYTHQGKLLAESILATDWTDWWFKGNDDWWVKACENP; this is encoded by the coding sequence ATGGGCACCACTACCACGTCAACTGATAGAGAAGGCATAGCCAAATTTCTTTTTGAACTGGGCATGCTTAAGAAAATGCCTCGCCTCGGCTATCCTTTTCTTGGTTCGGGGGGAGAATCTATTGCAGATCACTCATTTCGAGTAGCCTTTATATCTCACGTTCTCGCTCTTATGGCTGAACATCCCGATCCAGCCAAAATAGTTATAATGGCTTTGCTTCACGACATTCAGGAAGCCAGAACCGGTGACCACAATTACGTTCACAAAAGATACGTCTCGGTCAACGAAGAAAAAGCCTTCATTGACGCCACAGAAAACCTTCCCTGGAAGGAATTATACAGAGCCTACTGGAATGAATACAGGACTGGATGTTCAGAAGCAGCCAAACTCGTTCACGATGCCGATCAGCTTGATCTTTTGCTGGAACTAAAAGAACAGAAAGATCTTGGAAATCCCTACGCTTCTAAATGGATCGAGTATCTTCTTAAGAGACTTTATACCCATCAAGGAAAACTTTTAGCCGAATCCATTCTCGCAACTGACTGGACCGACTGGTGGTTCAAAGGCAACGATGATTGGTGGGTAAAAGCCTGCGAAAATCCATAA
- a CDS encoding PaaI family thioesterase: MTKAVIEERMSRIPAAAFLGMKLVEISEGLAVLELPFRPEFCNSLGNIQGGFVTALADAAGGVALYTLHPPKHAAPTISLNINFLEPARNTLRAHGRVLRCGSSVGTSFIEVFDSNESLVAVALASYRIFTSKKAI; encoded by the coding sequence ATGACAAAGGCTGTCATTGAAGAAAGGATGTCTCGAATCCCAGCGGCGGCTTTTTTGGGAATGAAACTTGTAGAAATATCCGAAGGATTAGCCGTTTTGGAATTGCCGTTTAGACCCGAATTTTGTAACTCCCTTGGGAATATTCAAGGCGGTTTTGTAACGGCTCTTGCCGATGCCGCAGGTGGAGTAGCTCTTTATACTTTGCATCCCCCTAAACATGCCGCTCCCACCATTTCCTTAAACATTAACTTCCTGGAACCAGCTCGCAACACTTTGCGCGCTCATGGGCGAGTTTTACGATGCGGATCAAGCGTCGGGACTTCTTTTATTGAAGTTTTCGACTCTAACGAATCTCTTGTGGCTGTCGCTCTAGCTTCTTACAGAATTTTCACATCTAAAAAGGCGATTTAA
- a CDS encoding ATP-binding cassette domain-containing protein: MSSNGRKLQDIISVQDLSVGYGETLILKNVTFTVKESKIAVILGTSGCGKSTLLKALIGLIPPRTGTITILGEEVTKIGYSSSLRSKMGVLFQSSGLLGSFTVFDNVALPLRESTNLPESWIEEIVMLKLALVDLAEHAHKMPSELSGGMKKRAGLARAMVLDPPLLFCDEPGAGLDPVTATGLDELFLKLRDLLGITLVVVTHELLSIERIADQCIMLDRSVKGIVAQGTLEEMKASEQELVRSFFERSSRSIHKGEPKSAKKS, encoded by the coding sequence ATGTCTTCAAATGGTAGAAAGCTTCAAGACATCATTTCAGTGCAAGATTTAAGCGTTGGCTACGGCGAGACGTTAATACTTAAAAATGTCACCTTTACAGTAAAAGAAAGCAAGATCGCAGTTATTCTAGGAACAAGCGGTTGTGGTAAAAGCACGCTTCTTAAAGCTCTAATCGGTTTAATTCCTCCCCGGACCGGAACAATAACCATACTGGGAGAAGAAGTAACAAAAATCGGTTATTCTTCTTCACTACGATCTAAAATGGGAGTGCTCTTCCAATCAAGCGGGCTTCTCGGATCCTTCACCGTGTTTGACAATGTGGCTCTCCCGCTCAGAGAATCAACCAATCTTCCTGAATCGTGGATTGAAGAAATTGTAATGCTGAAGTTAGCTCTGGTGGATCTTGCAGAACACGCCCACAAAATGCCATCTGAGTTAAGCGGCGGTATGAAAAAGCGAGCGGGACTTGCCAGAGCTATGGTGCTGGATCCTCCTCTGCTCTTCTGCGACGAACCGGGGGCAGGGTTAGATCCCGTAACAGCAACTGGACTGGACGAACTCTTCCTTAAACTCAGAGATCTTTTAGGGATTACACTTGTTGTTGTAACTCATGAACTGCTTAGCATTGAACGAATCGCCGATCAGTGTATCATGCTTGATCGATCCGTAAAAGGAATCGTCGCTCAGGGCACATTGGAAGAAATGAAAGCATCGGAACAGGAGTTAGTCCGAAGCTTTTTTGAGAGATCATCAAGATCAATCCATAAAGGAGAACCAAAAAGTGCCAAGAAAAGTTAA
- a CDS encoding ABC transporter permease produces the protein MLAKTQTSIPEILEIEGILSYRFRDIPPQSVFVDLIKNLENKIKSRSVSKVRIHIDEGINLNTVFLLFIRKIEETCRHYKVSVECIIGGEKDRQFAEIIGRYWFNQKERLASYPSSHEKDQVIVKIGDFAIQTLSRWREVGNFLVEHLAALVKAIQHPRIIRWHELAFIVEHAGSRAMPIVGIMSFLIGLVTAFQAAVQLRQFGANIFVADLAALGLSRELSPLITAVLMAGRTTSAFAAEIGIMNINEELDALKVMNVNVSHFLIIPRIAGALLASPLLTVWSFFTGLLGAMFVAFASLDVTPASFVSEAYGILSMSDLWVGFLKSILFGIIIGSVGCYMGLKTSHSPESVGRQTTAAVVAALFLIIIADAFVTVLAHVFKW, from the coding sequence TTGTTAGCAAAAACACAGACATCTATCCCCGAAATTTTAGAAATAGAGGGAATTTTATCCTACCGATTTCGAGATATTCCCCCACAGTCAGTTTTTGTAGATCTTATCAAAAATCTAGAAAATAAAATTAAAAGTCGTTCTGTCAGCAAAGTGCGTATCCATATTGATGAAGGGATAAACCTTAACACGGTATTTCTCCTTTTTATAAGAAAAATTGAAGAAACATGCCGACATTACAAAGTATCGGTGGAATGTATAATTGGAGGAGAAAAAGACCGTCAATTTGCTGAGATTATTGGCAGATACTGGTTTAACCAAAAAGAAAGGCTCGCAAGTTATCCTTCATCTCATGAGAAAGATCAAGTTATTGTTAAAATTGGCGATTTCGCTATCCAGACTTTGTCACGATGGAGAGAAGTTGGAAATTTTCTGGTCGAACATTTAGCCGCTCTCGTGAAAGCTATTCAACATCCCCGCATTATTCGCTGGCATGAACTTGCTTTCATCGTGGAACATGCTGGATCTCGAGCGATGCCAATTGTTGGTATCATGAGTTTTCTGATCGGATTAGTTACAGCCTTTCAGGCGGCTGTTCAGCTCAGACAGTTTGGAGCAAACATTTTTGTTGCTGATTTGGCAGCTCTTGGTCTTTCTAGAGAACTTTCTCCGCTTATCACGGCTGTGCTCATGGCCGGAAGAACAACCTCTGCCTTCGCTGCTGAAATCGGCATAATGAATATCAATGAAGAACTTGACGCACTAAAAGTTATGAATGTTAACGTGTCTCACTTCCTTATAATCCCTCGCATTGCCGGAGCTCTTTTAGCATCCCCTCTACTTACCGTTTGGTCCTTTTTTACAGGGCTTCTCGGAGCCATGTTTGTTGCCTTCGCAAGCCTTGATGTTACCCCAGCTTCGTTTGTGAGCGAGGCATACGGAATCCTCAGCATGTCTGATCTGTGGGTCGGATTTCTAAAAAGTATTCTCTTTGGGATAATCATTGGCAGTGTTGGATGCTATATGGGACTGAAAACCAGCCATAGCCCTGAAAGTGTGGGAAGACAAACAACAGCAGCAGTGGTGGCGGCTCTATTTTTGATCATTATAGCTGATGCTTTTGTTACGGTTCTGGCTCATGTCTTCAAATGGTAG
- a CDS encoding PilZ domain-containing protein, translating to MKKLPIEIEQELTLRPLGENMPHKAKSRIIGAKHGSYIIIEEPVIKISDRIVALIGQAVLCWFFHEGEVYRFESVIRKSLGEGLCLLEYPSHFQVESLRRHVRIKVNLETKFKIGFKPDVFSGTVVDISEGGCRLVADSIVFAGINDRIVLSFSLPDDRLIKEIEGVVRNILHDRLKKRSELGIQFKGPESELSKINSFCQFCQYFKV from the coding sequence ATGAAAAAACTTCCCATTGAAATCGAACAGGAACTGACTCTTCGTCCTCTAGGCGAAAATATGCCCCATAAGGCCAAAAGCCGTATTATAGGAGCAAAACACGGAAGCTACATTATCATCGAGGAACCGGTAATTAAAATCAGTGACAGAATTGTAGCTCTTATTGGACAAGCTGTACTATGCTGGTTTTTCCACGAAGGGGAGGTTTATCGCTTCGAAAGCGTAATTCGAAAATCTCTTGGAGAGGGTCTCTGCCTCTTGGAATATCCTTCGCATTTTCAGGTTGAATCTTTAAGACGTCACGTAAGAATAAAAGTAAATCTAGAAACCAAATTTAAAATTGGCTTTAAGCCAGATGTTTTCAGCGGAACCGTAGTTGATATAAGTGAAGGAGGATGCAGACTTGTAGCTGACTCGATTGTTTTTGCCGGAATAAATGACCGTATTGTGCTTTCCTTTAGTTTACCGGATGATCGATTAATTAAAGAAATCGAAGGTGTTGTTAGAAATATCCTTCACGATAGACTCAAAAAACGTAGTGAGCTGGGAATTCAGTTTAAAGGGCCGGAGTCCGAACTTTCTAAAATCAACTCATTTTGCCAGTTTTGCCAATACTTTAAGGTTTAA
- the dnaA gene encoding chromosomal replication initiator protein DnaA has product MSGSVLDAGVWQDIRTKLEQTLTRGQFDLWIAPLEYFGTEGEVLFLGCQNEFHVQWMRERLERKILGVIQTVLPQVRKIRYQLVNDYKKNDVLNNKGENEEELPASKPTSPLPRQLSIGDVYPVRVSPFNPRFTFDDFVTGQCNQLAYASSLAVATGKYYSLQALYIMADSGLGKSHLSQAIGNYIFKNNPQVKVYYTTAEQFANEMISALKQDRMEAFKEKYRSNCDILLLERVEFFGGKEKIQSELIYTLDELMDRGKKIICTSSKLPRDISRLHTELKSRFSGAFITPIDYPDFETRLNILKKKATKERAKIPIKVLEFLAEYIEGDVRRLESSLVGIIAKSNILGVPITMELAKDVVATVQGNLPLVSISLIQDLVCEAFNIRKEDLLSASRKREIMMARKVALYLSREYTRETLQSIARAFNRTHSTVLHALKEVQKNINSQSDPLRKYIDYVAGKLKAQCAFARFNVQL; this is encoded by the coding sequence GTGTCAGGAAGTGTGCTGGACGCCGGTGTATGGCAGGACATCAGAACAAAGCTCGAGCAGACTCTTACGCGAGGGCAATTCGATTTATGGATTGCTCCTCTTGAATACTTTGGAACAGAAGGCGAAGTTCTTTTTCTTGGTTGTCAGAACGAGTTTCATGTTCAGTGGATGAGAGAGCGACTTGAAAGGAAGATTCTTGGTGTCATTCAAACTGTTCTTCCCCAGGTTAGAAAAATCCGATATCAACTTGTAAATGACTATAAAAAAAATGATGTGCTCAATAATAAGGGCGAAAACGAAGAAGAGCTGCCTGCTTCCAAACCAACTTCACCACTCCCACGACAACTGAGCATTGGCGATGTATATCCGGTAAGGGTTTCACCTTTTAATCCTCGTTTTACCTTCGACGATTTTGTTACTGGACAATGTAACCAACTAGCTTATGCTTCCTCTCTTGCTGTGGCAACGGGGAAATACTATAGCCTTCAAGCTCTTTACATAATGGCTGATTCAGGTCTTGGAAAAAGTCATCTTTCTCAGGCTATCGGTAATTACATTTTTAAGAACAATCCCCAGGTTAAGGTTTACTACACAACCGCAGAGCAATTCGCTAATGAGATGATATCGGCTCTTAAACAGGATCGTATGGAGGCTTTTAAGGAGAAGTATCGTTCCAACTGCGACATCTTGCTTTTGGAACGAGTAGAATTTTTCGGTGGCAAGGAAAAGATACAGTCTGAGCTTATCTACACTCTGGATGAACTAATGGATCGCGGCAAAAAGATCATCTGCACTTCATCTAAACTTCCACGTGATATATCCCGCCTACACACTGAACTTAAATCACGTTTTTCTGGAGCTTTTATTACTCCTATTGATTATCCCGATTTTGAAACGAGACTGAACATTCTTAAAAAGAAAGCAACCAAAGAACGAGCTAAAATTCCTATCAAGGTCTTGGAATTTTTGGCAGAATACATTGAAGGCGATGTAAGAAGACTTGAAAGTTCTCTCGTGGGTATAATTGCTAAAAGCAATATTCTTGGTGTCCCCATCACCATGGAACTGGCTAAGGACGTGGTGGCTACGGTCCAGGGCAATCTGCCACTTGTGAGCATTTCTCTAATTCAGGATCTGGTATGCGAAGCGTTCAACATTCGCAAAGAAGATCTTTTATCTGCAAGCAGAAAAAGGGAAATAATGATGGCTCGAAAGGTCGCTCTTTATCTTAGTCGTGAATATACAAGAGAAACTCTTCAGAGCATCGCTCGAGCTTTTAATAGAACTCATAGCACCGTTCTTCACGCTCTTAAGGAAGTTCAAAAAAACATTAATTCTCAGAGTGATCCGTTGCGTAAATATATTGACTATGTTGCAGGCAAACTAAAAGCTCAGTGTGCCTTTGCTCGTTTTAATGTTCAGCTTTAG
- the murJ gene encoding murein biosynthesis integral membrane protein MurJ, translating into MRLWSKSQGMGLAAVIVGTSVLISRFMGLVRDKVISYWFGASIDSDLYFAAFVIPDFINYLLAGAYFSITLIPILSRLFQEDERDGWNFFSAALFWVFSAITILTILGEIFADQIVPYVAPGFGSNDLYRLTRFVRIILPAQICFLVGSCFSAVLYLRKQFVVPSLSPLIYNGGIIILGIFLRHHGIEGFCWGVLVGAFGGNFLLPFLAAKYGKNSSMNLSFRLWHREMKRFIVTAVPLMVGQSIVVLDEQLVRVFGSFAGSGTISHINYARRLMMVPVGIVGQAVAVASYPFMAELLAQKKMKEFFQTIREAIKNTMLIIIPLAFGMAAVAEPAVGLIFQQGKFELSDTVKTARLLQLYLTAVPLWAFQQILGRGFYVAGDTLSPVVIGTITTIIALPMFFAGSRYLGGEGVVGASVIGFLLYSVALIFWWMRRWNGKETFEGLARDFFKYIVAGGIAFVLSSKFSDLLKNFFSFGFSLFDYLITGLATGIFFCMVWFGCAMVLFKNEMFWLVSRLTKGRIGIRR; encoded by the coding sequence GTGAGATTATGGTCTAAATCTCAAGGTATGGGGCTTGCTGCGGTAATTGTCGGCACCAGTGTTCTTATTTCTCGGTTTATGGGTCTTGTTCGGGACAAAGTTATTTCTTACTGGTTTGGGGCTTCAATCGATTCCGATCTTTACTTTGCTGCCTTCGTAATCCCGGATTTCATCAATTACCTGCTTGCTGGAGCCTACTTTTCGATTACTCTGATTCCTATCCTTAGCAGGCTTTTCCAGGAAGACGAAAGGGATGGATGGAATTTTTTTTCGGCTGCCCTTTTCTGGGTTTTTTCCGCCATTACTATTCTCACTATTTTAGGAGAAATTTTTGCTGACCAAATTGTACCTTACGTTGCGCCTGGTTTTGGCTCCAACGATCTTTACAGGCTTACTCGTTTTGTTCGCATCATCCTCCCGGCTCAAATTTGTTTTCTCGTGGGTTCATGTTTCTCTGCTGTTCTTTATCTAAGAAAGCAGTTTGTTGTGCCATCTCTTTCGCCGCTTATTTACAACGGGGGCATTATCATACTGGGAATTTTTCTAAGACACCATGGTATTGAAGGTTTTTGCTGGGGCGTGCTTGTGGGAGCTTTCGGTGGGAATTTTCTCTTGCCTTTTTTGGCTGCAAAATATGGAAAGAATAGCAGCATGAACCTATCCTTTCGCTTGTGGCATCGAGAAATGAAGCGTTTTATCGTAACGGCTGTTCCTCTCATGGTCGGGCAGTCCATAGTGGTTCTCGATGAACAGCTAGTTAGGGTCTTCGGTTCTTTCGCTGGTTCCGGCACTATAAGTCACATAAATTACGCAAGGCGTCTTATGATGGTGCCTGTTGGCATTGTAGGTCAGGCCGTTGCTGTGGCGTCCTATCCCTTTATGGCGGAACTTCTTGCTCAGAAAAAAATGAAGGAATTTTTTCAAACCATAAGAGAAGCCATTAAAAATACCATGCTGATTATTATCCCTCTTGCCTTTGGGATGGCAGCCGTTGCTGAACCAGCCGTGGGATTGATATTCCAGCAGGGCAAGTTTGAACTATCCGACACCGTAAAAACAGCTCGCCTTCTTCAACTTTATCTCACAGCCGTGCCTTTGTGGGCTTTTCAACAAATTCTTGGAAGGGGTTTTTATGTCGCAGGAGATACGTTATCACCCGTTGTTATAGGAACCATTACAACGATTATAGCGTTACCTATGTTTTTTGCTGGGAGTAGATATCTTGGCGGTGAAGGCGTTGTTGGCGCTAGCGTTATCGGTTTTTTGCTTTATTCTGTGGCACTTATCTTCTGGTGGATGCGGCGGTGGAATGGAAAAGAAACCTTTGAAGGACTTGCTAGAGACTTTTTCAAATACATCGTTGCAGGAGGAATAGCGTTTGTATTAAGCTCAAAATTCTCTGATCTTCTAAAGAACTTTTTCTCCTTTGGTTTTTCACTTTTTGACTATTTAATTACTGGTCTGGCTACGGGAATATTTTTTTGTATGGTGTGGTTTGGATGTGCTATGGTGCTTTTCAAAAACGAAATGTTTTGGCTTGTTTCTCGATTAACTAAAGGGCGTATTGGAATTCGGAGATAA
- a CDS encoding integration host factor subunit alpha — MTVTKAHIVERLYAKLQQYPKITKGDCARFVETIFELMKEGLAKGEDVLISGFGKFCVRTKNERRGRNPQTGESIMLSPRKVITFRCSGVLKKRMNHYRGR; from the coding sequence ATGACAGTAACCAAGGCTCACATAGTAGAGCGGCTTTACGCTAAGCTTCAACAATACCCTAAGATCACAAAAGGCGATTGTGCTCGCTTTGTGGAAACCATTTTTGAGCTCATGAAAGAAGGACTCGCAAAAGGCGAAGATGTTCTGATTAGTGGATTTGGGAAGTTTTGTGTAAGAACTAAAAATGAGCGGAGAGGACGCAATCCCCAGACAGGCGAGTCCATCATGCTCTCACCGAGAAAAGTGATAACATTTCGATGTTCAGGTGTTCTGAAAAAACGGATGAATCACTACAGGGGGCGGTAA
- a CDS encoding MlaD family protein — translation MPRKVKAFYVGLFLIITIFLGLAVTFWVGLSQLFEKNKLYVSYFSESVKGLQKDAVVNYLGVPVGRVKKIGIAPDGRLIEVVLAISEDFIVDDTLIVRLREQGITGLRFLEIDKAPPDTDKLTPQIAFTTPYPIIRSYPSEMQAIKDALERLYGKIVSIDFEGIARTWTETASSAQKILSNPELENSIKAVSISARNLQSFTEDLNKALKKEPPEKLLRSADEFFKEAKNTAMSLNTKLANIDWTNLNKSLTAVNENIAAMQKTILDLDQNMTITLVETQKVLRELQATVEEIKREPGRLIVSPGQNDPFAFKIKAQSSERAK, via the coding sequence GTGCCAAGAAAAGTTAAAGCCTTTTACGTCGGGCTTTTTCTGATCATTACGATTTTTCTGGGTCTAGCGGTTACATTCTGGGTTGGACTATCACAGCTTTTTGAAAAAAATAAACTATATGTTTCCTATTTTTCCGAATCAGTAAAGGGACTTCAAAAAGATGCTGTGGTGAACTACCTTGGGGTTCCTGTCGGAAGAGTAAAAAAAATCGGTATTGCCCCAGATGGAAGGCTCATTGAAGTCGTGCTTGCTATTTCAGAAGACTTTATTGTCGATGACACTCTTATTGTAAGGTTAAGGGAACAAGGTATTACGGGGCTTCGATTTCTCGAAATAGACAAAGCCCCACCAGATACGGACAAACTCACCCCACAGATTGCTTTCACTACACCCTACCCCATCATCCGCTCCTACCCGTCGGAAATGCAAGCCATAAAAGATGCTCTCGAGAGACTCTACGGAAAAATAGTCTCCATAGACTTCGAGGGCATCGCCAGAACATGGACAGAGACAGCTTCATCAGCTCAAAAAATTCTCTCAAACCCGGAACTTGAAAACTCTATAAAGGCTGTATCTATTTCTGCAAGAAATCTTCAGAGCTTTACAGAAGATCTAAATAAGGCTCTGAAGAAAGAACCTCCTGAAAAACTTCTTCGCTCGGCCGATGAATTTTTCAAAGAAGCAAAGAACACAGCAATGAGCCTGAATACAAAGCTGGCAAATATTGATTGGACAAACCTAAATAAAAGTCTCACGGCCGTGAATGAAAATATAGCAGCAATGCAAAAGACCATTTTAGACCTTGACCAAAATATGACCATAACTCTCGTAGAAACCCAAAAAGTCCTGAGAGAACTTCAAGCAACGGTTGAAGAAATAAAGCGTGAACCGGGAAGGCTTATTGTTAGTCCAGGTCAAAACGATCCGTTTGCTTTTAAGATCAAAGCACAATCATCTGAGAGGGCGAAATGA
- a CDS encoding DUF4198 domain-containing protein, with translation MQKVKFCFICLGIVIFGVLIASSARAHFGVIIPSDDIIISKDSKKIILDIKFIHPMEDVYMEMEKPKKVTVFHSGQEENLTQSLVAKKGKGKSQDKSYTYWETSYTVKKAGDYIFLVEPAPYWEPSEDKFIIHYTKVIVNALGKEEGWDKPANLPIEIVPLTRPYGLWTGNVFQGQVLVNGKPAPFIDVEVEYLSSSPENKKKISIPADPYVTQVIKTDANGVFTYAMPKAGWWGFAALTESPEKIARDGQEKDVEIGGVIWVHVVDMK, from the coding sequence ATGCAAAAAGTAAAATTCTGTTTCATTTGTTTGGGTATTGTGATTTTCGGAGTGTTAATTGCGTCCTCTGCCAGAGCTCACTTTGGGGTCATCATTCCATCGGATGACATCATCATATCCAAAGATTCAAAGAAGATAATCCTTGACATCAAATTTATCCACCCCATGGAAGATGTTTACATGGAAATGGAAAAACCCAAGAAAGTGACTGTATTTCATAGCGGACAGGAGGAAAACCTGACTCAAAGCCTTGTGGCTAAAAAAGGTAAGGGCAAATCCCAGGACAAATCTTATACTTACTGGGAAACATCTTACACGGTCAAAAAAGCTGGAGATTACATCTTCCTGGTAGAACCGGCACCATACTGGGAACCTTCAGAAGATAAGTTCATAATTCACTATACAAAAGTCATAGTTAACGCTCTGGGAAAAGAGGAAGGCTGGGACAAACCGGCAAATCTTCCCATAGAAATCGTTCCGCTTACTCGCCCTTACGGTTTGTGGACTGGTAATGTTTTTCAAGGTCAGGTGCTAGTCAATGGAAAACCAGCTCCGTTCATTGATGTCGAAGTGGAATATTTAAGCTCTTCTCCAGAAAACAAAAAGAAAATATCCATCCCGGCTGATCCTTATGTAACTCAAGTAATCAAAACCGACGCTAATGGTGTTTTTACTTACGCAATGCCCAAAGCGGGCTGGTGGGGATTTGCAGCCCTCACTGAATCTCCTGAAAAAATCGCTCGAGATGGGCAGGAAAAAGATGTTGAAATAGGCGGAGTAATTTGGGTCCACGTGGTGGACATGAAGTAA
- a CDS encoding Spy/CpxP family protein refolding chaperone, translating into MKTLMKGLIVIGSVIAFLGVARYGFSEEQSPKPAPQVQAQDQQHPMVEPHRSMMGPKMGMAAPHGTKPHKLSCLANLQFDEKQKTELKKIYESHRAEINNLWSELDNKSEALQNAVKSGDEQTIRKAFQDVSKVRENMLILRLSMLKEIKNLLSDSQKTQFDSCIQKRFDKFHRRWEGELMRFLNE; encoded by the coding sequence ATGAAAACTCTAATGAAAGGACTGATCGTGATCGGATCAGTAATTGCTTTTCTAGGGGTGGCAAGGTATGGATTCAGTGAAGAACAGTCACCAAAACCGGCACCACAGGTCCAAGCTCAGGATCAACAACATCCAATGGTGGAGCCGCATCGTTCAATGATGGGCCCAAAGATGGGTATGGCAGCTCCTCACGGGACAAAGCCCCACAAACTATCTTGCCTGGCGAATTTACAATTTGACGAAAAGCAAAAAACTGAACTGAAAAAGATTTATGAATCTCACAGAGCAGAAATTAACAATCTCTGGTCTGAGCTAGACAACAAATCGGAAGCTCTTCAAAACGCCGTAAAAAGTGGAGACGAACAGACTATCAGGAAAGCCTTTCAGGATGTCAGCAAGGTCAGGGAAAATATGCTAATTCTAAGGTTGTCCATGCTGAAGGAAATCAAAAATTTGCTTTCCGACTCTCAAAAAACCCAGTTTGATAGCTGCATCCAGAAGCGATTTGACAAATTCCATCGAAGATGGGAAGGTGAATTAATGCGTTTCCTAAATGAATAA